A genomic region of Cuculus canorus isolate bCucCan1 chromosome 24, bCucCan1.pri, whole genome shotgun sequence contains the following coding sequences:
- the LOC104062312 gene encoding copine-5 gives MAGLGIPEPGSGPGPVPATRVELTVSCRHLLDKDTFSKSDPLCVLYTQRPGCRQWREFGRTEVIDNTLNPDFLRKFVLDYFFEEKQNLRFDLYDVDSKSPDLSKHDFLGQAFCTLGEIVGSAGSRLEKPLTMGTVTTHARGRRPAPAVSNGGIPGKKCGTIILLAEELGNCRDVATLQFCANKLDKKDFFGKSDPFMVFYRSNEDGTFTICHKTEVVRNTLNPVWQAFTIPVRALCNGDYDRAIKVEVYDWDRDGSHDFIGEFTTSYRELARGQSQFNVYEVVNPRKKMKKKKYLNSGTVTLLSFAVESDHTFLDYIRGGTQINFTVAIDFTASNGNPSQSTSLHYLSPYQLNAYTMALKAVGEIIQDYDSDKMFPALGFGAKIPPDGHVSHEFPLNGNVANPACSGIEGVLEAYHRSLRSVQLYGPTNFAPVVNHVARSAAEVLDGSQYFVLLIITDGVISDMAQTKEAIVNAAKLPMSIIIVGVGQAEFDAMVELDGDDIRISSRGKVAERDIVQFVPFRDYVEGSGSAVLSMARLAKDVLAEIPDQFISYMKARGIKPQPAPPSPDPPGPPQP, from the exons GCACCTCCTGGACAAGGACACCTTCTCCAAATCTGACCCAC TCTGTGTGCTCTACACCCAGCGTCCCGGATGCCGGCAGTGGCGGGAG ttTGGCCGGACCGAGGTCATCGACAACACCCTGAACCCCGACTTTCTGCGCAAGTTCGTCCTCGACTACTTCTTCGAGGAGAAGCAGAACCTCCGCTTCGACCT GTACGATGTGGACTCCAAGAGCCCCGATCTCTCCAAGCAC GATTTCCTGGGCCAGGCATTCTGCACCCTGGGAGAGATCGTGGGCTCAGCCGGGAGCCGCCTGGAGAAGCCCCTGAC AATGGGGACAGTCACCACACACGCCCGGGGTAGGAGACCCGCTCCGGCCGTCTCCAACGG TGGCATCCCTGGGAAGAAGTGCGGCACCATCATCCTCCTCGCTGAAGAGCTGGGCAACTGCCGG GACGTGGCCACATTGCAGTTCTGCGCCAACAAGTTGGACAAGAAGGATTTCTTCGGCAAATCTGACCCCTTCATGGTCTTCTACCGCAGCAACGAGGATGGGAC CTTCACCATCTGCCACAAGACTGAGGTGGTGAGGAACACGCTGAACCCCGTCTGGCAGGCGTTCACCATCCCCGTGCGCGCCCTCTGCAATGGCGACTATGACCG AGCCATCAAGGTGGAGGTGTACGACTGGGACCGCGATGGCAG CCACGACTTCATCGGGGAGTTCACCACCAGCTACCGGGAGCTGGCGCGGGGGCAGAGCCAGTTCAACGTCTAtgag gtGGTGAACCcgaggaagaagatgaagaagaagaagtaCCTGAACTCAGGGACG GTGACGCTGCTGTCTTTTGCGGTGGAGTCCGATCACACCTTCCTGGACTACATCAGAGGCGG GACCCAAATCAACTTCACGGTGGCCATCGACTTCACCGCATCCAATG GGAACCCCTCACAGTCCACCTCGCTGCACTACCTGAGCCCCTACCAGCTCAACGCCTACACCATGGCCCTCAAGGCGGTGGGCGAGATCATCCAAGACTACGACAGCGACAAGATGTTCCCCGCCCTCGGCTTCGGCGCCAAGATCCCACCAGATGGCCACGTGTCCCACGAGTTCCCACTG AACGGTAACGTGGCCAACCCGGCGTGCAGCGGCATCGAGGGCGTGCTGGAGGCGTACCACCGCAGCCTGCGCAGCGTCCAGCTCTACGGCCCCACCAACTTCGCCCCTGTAGTCAACCACGTCGCTCG CTCAGCGGCGGAGGTGCTGGATGGGTCCCAGTACTTCGTGCTGCTCATCATCACCGACGGCGTCATCTCGGATATGGCACAGACCAAGGAGGCCATTGTCAAC GCTGCCAAGCTCCCCATGTCCATCATCATCGTCGGCGTCGGCCAGGCTGAATTTGATG ccaTGGTGGAGTTGGATGGGGACGACATCCGCATCTCCTCTCGCGGCAAAGTGGCCGAACGCGACATAGTGCAG TTCGTCCCGTTCCGTGACTACGTGGAGGGCAGTGGCAGCGCGGTGCTCAGCATGGCGCGCCTGGCCAAGGATGTCCTGGCTGAGATCCCCGACCAGTTCATCTCCTACATGAAGGCGCGTGGCATCAAACCCCAGCCTGCACCCCCCAGCCCTgacccccccggccccccccagccctga
- the SORT1 gene encoding sortilin isoform X1, which yields MGARGAAAAALAVAVGLAAALQGPPGPAAGGEACGGLRGDRAVLGNNTHQCVFDDLSGSVSLSWVGDSTGVILVLTTFQVPLVIMSFGQSKLYRSEDYGKTFKDITSLINNTFIRTEFGMAIGPENSGKVILTGDVSGGSRGGRIFRSSDFAKNFVQTDLPFHPLVQITYHPQNSDLLLALSTENGLWISKDFGENWKEIHKAVCLAKWGANDVIFFTTYLNNSCKADLGLLELKKTSDFGKAFKVIGTKIYSFGLGGRFLFASVMTEKGTTRRIHVSLDQGETWNMAQLPSVGHEQFYSILAANDDLVFMHVDEPGDTGFGTIYTSDDRGIVYSKSLERHLYTTTGGETDFTNVTSLRGIYITSVLSEDNSIQSVITFDRGGEWVPLRKPKNTTCDSTAKSKEECSLHIHASYSISQKLNVPMAPLSEPNAVGIVIAHGSVGGAISVMSPDVYISDDGGYTWARMLEGPHHYAILDSGGLIVAIEHTIQPVNVIEFSTDEGQCWYKYTFSKEPIFFTGLASEPGARSMNVSIWGFRGSFLSRKWVSYTIDFSELLSRTCEDKDYTIWLAHSSDPSDPSDGCILGYKEQYRRLRKSSVCQNGRDYVVTKQPSVCPCTLEDFLCDFGYYRPENQSVCVEQPELKGHDLEFCLYGRQELLKTSGYRKIPGDKCSGGENPSRKETDMKKKCTSNFLNPSQLTASASSTPIILAVVAVLLVTAVAGVLIVKKYVCGGRFLVHRYSVLRQHAEANGVEGMEALDSAPPATKVGYHDDSDEDLLE from the exons ATGGGGGcgcgcggggcggcggcggcggcgctggcGGTGGCGGTGGGGCTGGCGGCGGCGCTGCAGGGGCCCCCGGGGCCGGCGGCGGGCGGCGAGGCGTGCGGAGGGCTGCGGGGGGACCGCGCCGTCCTCGGCAACAACACTCATCAG TGCGTCTTCGATGATCTCAGCGGATCTGTGTCCCTCTCCTGGGTGGGCGACAGCACCGGG GTCATCCTGGTGCTGACGACGTTCCAGGTGCCGCTGGTGATCATGAGCTTTGGGCAGTCCAAACTCTACCGCAG CGAGGACTATGGGAAGACCTTCAAGGACATCACCAGCCTCATCAACAACACCTTCATCCGCACCGAGTTTGGCATGGCCATCGGCCCCGAGAACTCGGGCAAG GTCATCCTGACGGGCGACGTCTCTGGAGGCAGCCGAGGTGGCAGGATCTTCCGCTCGTCCGATTTCGCCAAGAACTTTGTCCAGACGGATTTACCCTTCCACCCGTTGGTGCAGATCACCTACCACCCCCAGAACTCTGACCTCCTGCTCGCCCTCAGCACCGAG AACGGCCTCTGGATCTCCAAAGATTTTGGGGAGAACTGGAAAGAGATCCACAAAGCTGTCTGCCTGGCGAAGTG gGGTGCGAATGACGTCATCTTCTTCACCACCTACCTGAACAACTCCTGCA AAGCTGATCTGGGGTTACTGGAGCTAAAGAAAACCTCCGACTTCGGCAAAGCCTTCAAGGTCATTGGCACCAAGATTTATTCCTTCGGACTGGGAGGACGCTTTCTTTTCGCCTCCGTCATGACAGAGAAG GGTACCACGAGACGCATTCACGTCTCCCTCGACCAAGGCGAGACCTGGAACATGGCCCAACTCCCTTCCGTCGGCCATGAACAGTTTTACTCCATCCTTGCTGCTAACGACGACCTGGTGTTCATGCATGTGGACGAGCCGGGCG ACACAGGGTTTGGCACCATCTACACCTCCGATGACCGCGGCATTGTCTACTCCAAGTCTTTGGAGCGGCATCTCTACACCACCACTGGAGGGGAGACTGATTTCACCAACGTCACCTCGTTACGGGGTATCTACATCACCAGCGTCCTCTCTGAAG ACAACTCCATCCAGTCCGTGATCACCTTTGACCGTGGTGGAGAGTGGGTACCGCTGAGGAAACCCaaaaacaccacttgtgactcCACGGCCAAGAGCAAGGAAGAG TGCAGCCTCCACATCCACGCCTCCTACAGCATCTCCCAGAAGCTGAACGTCCCCATGGCTCCGCTCTCCGAGCCCAACGCTGTCGGCATCGTCATCGCCCACG GGAGTGTCGGGGGGGCCATCTCGGTGATGAGCCCTGATGTCTACATCTCGGACGACGGGGGCTACACGTGGGCGCGGATGCTGGAGGGGCCGCACCACTACGCCATCCTGGACTCGGGTGGTCTCATCGTCGCCATTGAGCACACCATCCAACCTGTCAACGTCATCGA GTTCTCGACGGACGAAGGGCAGTGCTGGTACAAGTACACTTTCTCCAAGGAGCCCATCTTCTTCACGGGTCTGGCGTCGGAGCCGGGTGCGCGCTCCATGAACGTCAGCATCTGGGGCTTCCGCGGGAGCTTTCTCTCCCGCAAGTGGGTTTCCTACACCATCGACTTCAGCGAGCTGCTCAGCAGGACCT GTGAGGACAAGGACTATACCATCTGGCTGGCGCACTCCAGCGATCCCAGCGACCCCAGCGACGGCTGCATACTGGGATACAAGGAGCAGTACCGGCGTCTCCGCAAGTCCTCAGTGTGCCAGAACGGCCGGGACTACGTGGTGACCAAGCAGCCGTCCGTCTGTCCCTGCACACTGGAGGATTTCCTCTG TGATTTTGGATACTACCGCCCAGAGAACCAGTCGGTGTGTGTGGAGCAGCCGGAGCTGAAGGGACACGACCTGGAATTCTGCCTCTATGGCAGACAGGAGCTGCTCAAGACCAGCGG gtaTCGGAAAATCCCTGGAGACAAGTGTTCAGGAGGGGAGAACCCAAGCCGGAAGGAGACAgacatgaagaagaaatgcaCCAGCAACTTCCTCAACCCCAGCCAGCTG aCAGCATCTGCCAGCTCCACCCCCATCATCCTGGCTGTGGTTGCCGTGCTGCTCGTCACCGCCGTGGCCGGAGTCCTCATCGTCAAGAAATACGTCTGTGGGGGCAG GTTCCTGGTCCATCGCTATTCCGTCCTCCGGCAGCACGCGGAGGCCAATGGCGTCGAGGGGATGGAGGCGCTGGACTCTGCCCCCCCGGCCACCAAAGTGGGATACCACGATGACTCTGACGAG gacctcctggagtAG
- the PSMA5 gene encoding proteasome subunit alpha type-5, which translates to MFLTRSEYDRGVNTFSPEGRLFQVEYAIEAIKLGSTAIGIQTSEGVCLAVEKRITSPLMEPSSIEKIVEIDSHIGCAMSGLIADAKTLIDKARVETQNHWFTYNETMTVESVTQAVSNLALQFGEEDADPGAMSRPFGVALLFGGVDEKGPQLFHMDPSGTFVQCDARAIGSASEGAQSSLQEVYHKSMTLKEAIKSSLVILKQVMEEKLNATNIELATVEPGMKFHMYTKEELEEVIKDI; encoded by the exons ATGTTCCTCACGCGCTCCGAGTACGACCG GGGTGTGAACACTTTTTCTCCGGAGGGGAGGCTGTTCCAAGTGGAGTATGCCATCGAGGCCATAAAG CTTGGTTCCACAGCCATCGGGATCCAGACCTCGGAGGGTGTCTGCCTGGCCGTGGAGAAGAGGATCACCTCCCCGCTCATGGAACCCAGCAGCATCGAGAAGATTGTAGAAATCGATTCCCACATAG GGTGTGCCATGAGCGGCTTGATAGCTGATGCAAAGACTTTAATTGATAAAGCAAGAGTGGAGACTCAG aatcaCTGGTTCACCTACAACGAAACCATGACAGTGGAGAGCGTGACGCAGGCTGTGTCCAACCTGGCGCTTCAGTTCGGGGAGGAGGATGCAGACCCAGGGGCGATG TCTCGTCCATTTGGCGTCGCGCTGCTTTTTGGAGGAGTTGATGAGAAGGGACCCCAGCT GTTTCACATGGACCCGTCGGGGACATTTGTTCAGTGCGATGCCAGAGCTATCGGCTCCGCCTCAGAGGGCGCACAGAGCTCTCTGCAGGAGGTCTACCATAAG TCAATGACGCTGAAAGAGGCAATCAAATCTTCCCTCGTCATCCTGAAACAAGTGATGGAGGAGAAGCTGAATGCAACCAATATTGAG cttgCCACGGTGGAGCCCGGGATGAAGTTCCACATGTACACAAAAGAGGAACTCGAAGAGGTCATCAAGgatatttga
- the SORT1 gene encoding sortilin isoform X2 codes for MGARGAAAAALAVAVGLAAALQGPPGPAAGGEACGGLRGDRAVLGNNTHQCVFDDLSGSVSLSWVGDSTGVILVLTTFQVPLVIMSFGQSKLYRSEDYGKTFKDITSLINNTFIRTEFGMAIGPENSGKVILTGDVSGGSRGGRIFRSSDFAKNFVQTDLPFHPLVQITYHPQNSDLLLALSTENGLWISKDFGENWKEIHKAVCLAKWGANDVIFFTTYLNNSCTDLGLLELKKTSDFGKAFKVIGTKIYSFGLGGRFLFASVMTEKGTTRRIHVSLDQGETWNMAQLPSVGHEQFYSILAANDDLVFMHVDEPGDTGFGTIYTSDDRGIVYSKSLERHLYTTTGGETDFTNVTSLRGIYITSVLSEDNSIQSVITFDRGGEWVPLRKPKNTTCDSTAKSKEECSLHIHASYSISQKLNVPMAPLSEPNAVGIVIAHGSVGGAISVMSPDVYISDDGGYTWARMLEGPHHYAILDSGGLIVAIEHTIQPVNVIEFSTDEGQCWYKYTFSKEPIFFTGLASEPGARSMNVSIWGFRGSFLSRKWVSYTIDFSELLSRTCEDKDYTIWLAHSSDPSDPSDGCILGYKEQYRRLRKSSVCQNGRDYVVTKQPSVCPCTLEDFLCDFGYYRPENQSVCVEQPELKGHDLEFCLYGRQELLKTSGYRKIPGDKCSGGENPSRKETDMKKKCTSNFLNPSQLTASASSTPIILAVVAVLLVTAVAGVLIVKKYVCGGRFLVHRYSVLRQHAEANGVEGMEALDSAPPATKVGYHDDSDEDLLE; via the exons ATGGGGGcgcgcggggcggcggcggcggcgctggcGGTGGCGGTGGGGCTGGCGGCGGCGCTGCAGGGGCCCCCGGGGCCGGCGGCGGGCGGCGAGGCGTGCGGAGGGCTGCGGGGGGACCGCGCCGTCCTCGGCAACAACACTCATCAG TGCGTCTTCGATGATCTCAGCGGATCTGTGTCCCTCTCCTGGGTGGGCGACAGCACCGGG GTCATCCTGGTGCTGACGACGTTCCAGGTGCCGCTGGTGATCATGAGCTTTGGGCAGTCCAAACTCTACCGCAG CGAGGACTATGGGAAGACCTTCAAGGACATCACCAGCCTCATCAACAACACCTTCATCCGCACCGAGTTTGGCATGGCCATCGGCCCCGAGAACTCGGGCAAG GTCATCCTGACGGGCGACGTCTCTGGAGGCAGCCGAGGTGGCAGGATCTTCCGCTCGTCCGATTTCGCCAAGAACTTTGTCCAGACGGATTTACCCTTCCACCCGTTGGTGCAGATCACCTACCACCCCCAGAACTCTGACCTCCTGCTCGCCCTCAGCACCGAG AACGGCCTCTGGATCTCCAAAGATTTTGGGGAGAACTGGAAAGAGATCCACAAAGCTGTCTGCCTGGCGAAGTG gGGTGCGAATGACGTCATCTTCTTCACCACCTACCTGAACAACTCCTGCA CTGATCTGGGGTTACTGGAGCTAAAGAAAACCTCCGACTTCGGCAAAGCCTTCAAGGTCATTGGCACCAAGATTTATTCCTTCGGACTGGGAGGACGCTTTCTTTTCGCCTCCGTCATGACAGAGAAG GGTACCACGAGACGCATTCACGTCTCCCTCGACCAAGGCGAGACCTGGAACATGGCCCAACTCCCTTCCGTCGGCCATGAACAGTTTTACTCCATCCTTGCTGCTAACGACGACCTGGTGTTCATGCATGTGGACGAGCCGGGCG ACACAGGGTTTGGCACCATCTACACCTCCGATGACCGCGGCATTGTCTACTCCAAGTCTTTGGAGCGGCATCTCTACACCACCACTGGAGGGGAGACTGATTTCACCAACGTCACCTCGTTACGGGGTATCTACATCACCAGCGTCCTCTCTGAAG ACAACTCCATCCAGTCCGTGATCACCTTTGACCGTGGTGGAGAGTGGGTACCGCTGAGGAAACCCaaaaacaccacttgtgactcCACGGCCAAGAGCAAGGAAGAG TGCAGCCTCCACATCCACGCCTCCTACAGCATCTCCCAGAAGCTGAACGTCCCCATGGCTCCGCTCTCCGAGCCCAACGCTGTCGGCATCGTCATCGCCCACG GGAGTGTCGGGGGGGCCATCTCGGTGATGAGCCCTGATGTCTACATCTCGGACGACGGGGGCTACACGTGGGCGCGGATGCTGGAGGGGCCGCACCACTACGCCATCCTGGACTCGGGTGGTCTCATCGTCGCCATTGAGCACACCATCCAACCTGTCAACGTCATCGA GTTCTCGACGGACGAAGGGCAGTGCTGGTACAAGTACACTTTCTCCAAGGAGCCCATCTTCTTCACGGGTCTGGCGTCGGAGCCGGGTGCGCGCTCCATGAACGTCAGCATCTGGGGCTTCCGCGGGAGCTTTCTCTCCCGCAAGTGGGTTTCCTACACCATCGACTTCAGCGAGCTGCTCAGCAGGACCT GTGAGGACAAGGACTATACCATCTGGCTGGCGCACTCCAGCGATCCCAGCGACCCCAGCGACGGCTGCATACTGGGATACAAGGAGCAGTACCGGCGTCTCCGCAAGTCCTCAGTGTGCCAGAACGGCCGGGACTACGTGGTGACCAAGCAGCCGTCCGTCTGTCCCTGCACACTGGAGGATTTCCTCTG TGATTTTGGATACTACCGCCCAGAGAACCAGTCGGTGTGTGTGGAGCAGCCGGAGCTGAAGGGACACGACCTGGAATTCTGCCTCTATGGCAGACAGGAGCTGCTCAAGACCAGCGG gtaTCGGAAAATCCCTGGAGACAAGTGTTCAGGAGGGGAGAACCCAAGCCGGAAGGAGACAgacatgaagaagaaatgcaCCAGCAACTTCCTCAACCCCAGCCAGCTG aCAGCATCTGCCAGCTCCACCCCCATCATCCTGGCTGTGGTTGCCGTGCTGCTCGTCACCGCCGTGGCCGGAGTCCTCATCGTCAAGAAATACGTCTGTGGGGGCAG GTTCCTGGTCCATCGCTATTCCGTCCTCCGGCAGCACGCGGAGGCCAATGGCGTCGAGGGGATGGAGGCGCTGGACTCTGCCCCCCCGGCCACCAAAGTGGGATACCACGATGACTCTGACGAG gacctcctggagtAG